The following proteins are co-located in the bacterium genome:
- a CDS encoding cytochrome b5 domain-containing protein, translated as MKPEKLHYHGGSGTNLSINPGSALVAKTIFFITLAIFLFSASPAMATEDYAAETGQGCPVCHISASGGGGLTQAGESYSEDPGNWRPPVSSGRKTPVYLRIAHVVVLYGHLFFGIIWIGTIFYVHLVLKPRYALGGLPRSELRLAWMSMPILAVSGVLLTFWRLRLAPGLFSSLFGKLLLVKMAVFGLMVSSAAFVTLYVGPRLKALAAMHGPVEDEPGKDRYTLEELRDHDGAQGQRVFIAANGKVYDVSSSPMWKGGTHARRHKAGADLTEFLKDAPHESNVLDRYEMVGELDVKTAQVPAVVRIFTVNAYFNLIGCFVIILVLVLWRW; from the coding sequence ATGAAACCTGAAAAACTTCACTACCACGGGGGAAGTGGAACGAATCTATCGATCAATCCGGGTTCGGCTCTGGTCGCAAAAACGATCTTTTTTATAACCCTGGCCATTTTCCTGTTCAGTGCTTCCCCCGCCATGGCTACCGAGGATTACGCGGCCGAGACGGGGCAGGGATGCCCGGTGTGCCATATCTCGGCCTCCGGCGGCGGCGGGCTGACCCAGGCCGGGGAGTCCTACAGTGAAGATCCGGGAAACTGGCGGCCGCCGGTGAGTTCAGGAAGAAAGACTCCCGTGTACCTTCGCATCGCTCACGTTGTGGTCCTGTACGGTCACCTCTTTTTCGGGATCATCTGGATCGGGACCATTTTCTACGTCCACCTTGTGCTCAAGCCCAGGTATGCCCTGGGAGGTCTTCCCAGATCGGAACTGAGGCTCGCCTGGATGTCCATGCCCATCCTCGCCGTGTCGGGGGTGCTTCTCACATTCTGGAGGTTGCGCCTGGCTCCAGGGCTCTTTTCCTCCCTTTTCGGGAAGCTGCTTCTCGTAAAAATGGCTGTCTTCGGACTCATGGTTTCATCGGCCGCCTTTGTCACCCTCTACGTGGGGCCCCGGTTAAAGGCCCTGGCCGCCATGCACGGGCCTGTGGAGGACGAGCCCGGGAAGGACAGGTACACCCTGGAAGAACTGAGGGATCATGACGGCGCCCAGGGCCAAAGGGTTTTTATCGCGGCCAATGGAAAGGTTTATGATGTTTCGTCGAGTCCCATGTGGAAGGGGGGGACGCACGCCAGGCGCCACAAGGCCGGGGCGGACCTCACCGAATTCCTCAAGGACGCCCCTCACGAATCGAACGTCCTGGACAGGTACGAAATGGTGGGGGAGCTTGACGTGAAAACCGCTCAGGTCCCTGCCGTGGTGAGGATCTTCACCGTGAACGCCTACTTCAACCTCATCGGGTGCTTTGTCATAATCCTCGTTCTCGTTCTGTGGAGATGGTAA
- a CDS encoding aldo/keto reductase — MEMEYVTVPGTDMQISRVGLGTWAIGGWMWGGTDKRESINTIHRAVEMGITLIDTAPVYGFGKSEEIVGKALKGLDRDKVIVATKVGLEWKENKVFRNSTGERIRLEVEDSLRRLDVDVIDLYQVHWPDPLVAREETAEQMQRLVEEGKIRAVGVSNYSPEEMASFSREARLSTAQPPYNLFERGIEADVLPWCQENGVALLTYGALCRGLLSGRMRPDTEFSGDDLRKWDPKFKQPRFGQYLEAVTRLNSLARERYGKTVMALAVRWILDRGVEIALWGGRHPGQLDAVEEAFGWSLTEEDMAVIDTILSETVTDPVGPEFMAPPTRKK; from the coding sequence ATCGAGATGGAATACGTCACAGTTCCGGGAACGGACATGCAGATTTCAAGGGTGGGCCTTGGCACCTGGGCCATCGGCGGATGGATGTGGGGAGGGACCGACAAGCGGGAGTCCATCAACACGATTCATCGGGCGGTGGAGATGGGGATCACCCTCATCGACACAGCTCCCGTTTACGGCTTCGGCAAGTCAGAGGAGATCGTGGGGAAAGCCCTTAAAGGGCTGGATCGGGACAAGGTCATCGTGGCCACCAAGGTGGGTCTGGAGTGGAAGGAGAACAAGGTCTTCCGCAACTCAACGGGGGAGAGGATCAGACTTGAGGTTGAGGATTCCCTGCGCCGCCTCGATGTGGATGTTATCGACCTGTACCAGGTCCACTGGCCGGATCCCCTTGTGGCCAGGGAGGAAACCGCGGAGCAGATGCAGCGCCTTGTCGAGGAGGGGAAAATCCGGGCCGTCGGTGTGAGCAACTACTCCCCGGAGGAAATGGCTTCTTTTTCCAGGGAGGCGAGGCTCTCAACCGCTCAGCCGCCCTACAACCTCTTCGAACGCGGGATCGAGGCTGATGTCCTGCCCTGGTGTCAGGAAAACGGGGTTGCCCTTCTCACCTACGGTGCCCTGTGCAGGGGCCTGCTCTCGGGAAGGATGCGGCCGGACACGGAGTTTTCCGGCGATGACCTGCGGAAATGGGACCCCAAGTTCAAGCAGCCCCGTTTTGGACAGTACCTCGAAGCAGTGACCCGCCTTAACAGCCTGGCACGGGAGCGTTACGGAAAAACAGTGATGGCCCTGGCCGTACGGTGGATCCTCGACCGGGGAGTGGAAATCGCCCTCTGGGGCGGAAGGCATCCGGGTCAACTGGACGCGGTAGAGGAGGCGTTCGGCTGGTCACTTACCGAAGAGGACATGGCAGTGATAGACACGATCCTGTCTGAAACGGTCACCGATCCGGTAGGCCCGGAGTTCATGGCGCCGCCGACGAGGAAAAAGTAG
- a CDS encoding cytochrome b5 domain-containing protein produces MKLSQTQKMILLAALAFSLFSVSSALATTDYAAKTGQGCSVCHISASGGGSLTPAGESYGEDPGNWQPPVSSGKKISLYLRIAHGVILYAHFFFGIIWIGTILYVHLVLKPRYALGGLPRSELRLAWVSMPAVALSGVLLTIWRVHLAPGIFSTVFGKLLLVKITVFGLMLSSATFVTLYIGPRLRALAAAHRAVEDEPGKDRYSLEELRDHDGSRGGRILVAAHGKVYDVSASHLWRGGMHAGRHKAGEDLTGYLNDAPHGPDVLDRYEKAGALVRATGKVPPVVRIFTVNAYFNLMGCFLIILVMVLWRW; encoded by the coding sequence ATGAAGTTATCACAGACTCAAAAAATGATCCTTCTCGCAGCCCTGGCTTTTTCCCTCTTCTCCGTTTCCTCCGCCCTGGCGACGACCGACTACGCTGCAAAAACGGGTCAGGGGTGTTCGGTGTGCCATATCTCGGCATCCGGTGGCGGAAGCCTGACGCCGGCAGGGGAATCTTACGGCGAAGATCCTGGAAACTGGCAGCCACCGGTGAGTTCAGGGAAAAAGATATCCCTGTACCTTCGCATCGCCCACGGAGTGATCCTGTACGCCCACTTCTTTTTCGGGATTATCTGGATCGGGACGATCCTGTACGTCCATCTGGTGCTCAAGCCCAGGTACGCTCTGGGAGGTCTTCCCAGGTCGGAACTGAGGCTGGCATGGGTGTCCATGCCAGCCGTCGCGCTGTCAGGTGTGCTCCTTACCATCTGGAGGGTCCACCTGGCCCCGGGGATTTTTTCCACTGTGTTCGGGAAACTTCTTCTCGTGAAGATAACAGTTTTCGGTTTGATGCTGTCGTCGGCCACCTTCGTCACTCTTTACATCGGGCCCCGGTTAAGAGCCCTGGCGGCCGCGCACCGGGCTGTGGAAGACGAACCCGGGAAGGACAGGTACAGCTTGGAGGAACTGAGGGACCACGATGGCTCCCGGGGAGGCAGGATCCTGGTTGCGGCACATGGAAAGGTTTACGATGTTTCTGCAAGTCACCTGTGGAGGGGAGGGATGCACGCCGGACGCCACAAGGCCGGGGAGGACCTGACCGGGTATCTGAACGACGCCCCCCACGGGCCGGATGTCCTGGACAGATACGAAAAAGCGGGGGCACTCGTCCGGGCTACCGGCAAGGTTCCCCCCGTGGTTCGGATCTTCACGGTGAACGCGTACTTCAACCTCATGGGGTGCTTTCTCATCATCCTGGTCATGGTGTTGTGGAGGTGGTAA
- a CDS encoding GNAT family N-acetyltransferase — MSKVQPKVGITFRAMRPGEEMEVCHLVHSSFDHSVAAAFTKRGQGNFKKYAEPEEMARRVREGHFVLLALADGHIAGMIEMRHYRHVSLFFVGPELQGRGIGEELLERAIELSRSVNPHLGSVTVNSSPNARGAYERMGFTGTGREQDINGVRSVPMRKVL, encoded by the coding sequence ATGTCCAAAGTCCAACCGAAGGTTGGCATCACCTTCCGGGCCATGCGCCCCGGCGAGGAGATGGAAGTCTGCCATCTTGTCCACAGCTCTTTTGACCATTCGGTGGCCGCTGCCTTTACGAAAAGGGGCCAGGGTAACTTTAAAAAATACGCTGAACCTGAAGAGATGGCACGAAGGGTCCGGGAAGGCCATTTCGTTCTGCTGGCACTGGCAGACGGCCATATTGCCGGGATGATCGAGATGCGGCATTATCGCCATGTTTCCCTGTTTTTCGTGGGACCGGAACTCCAGGGGAGGGGGATCGGGGAAGAACTTCTTGAGAGAGCCATTGAGCTCAGCCGCTCGGTAAATCCACACCTCGGGAGCGTGACGGTCAACTCATCCCCCAACGCCCGCGGTGCCTATGAGCGGATGGGGTTTACAGGCACAGGGAGGGAACAGGACATCAACGGAGTGCGATCCGTTCCCATGAGAAAGGTATTGTGA
- the rsgA gene encoding ribosome small subunit-dependent GTPase A, which produces MLMENLGYNGTLARALKELGLDDVVPGRIVWQSAYDYRVQCEEGEVAAQVTGRIRSSGLPGVGDWVAVRADPDFEKGTIAAILPRKSAFSRSAIGRMVSEQVIAANIDEVFIVTDLDTDFNLRRIERYITLVYNSGAIPVVVLNKTDLALDVQSVLDETEAVSPGIPVYAVSAEEGQGIDQLENRLGHGKTVAFLGSSGVGKSTLINCLLGEERMEVGAVREGDGKGRHTTTHRELILLPGGGAVIDTPGMREIGVWGDEQGLAGAFPEVGDLASACRFRDCRHEIEKGCAVIAAADSGAIDSDRLESYRKLRAEFENLEVRKGRHARMEERREGKRFAKMVREVERDNPKRRK; this is translated from the coding sequence ATGCTGATGGAAAATCTGGGATACAATGGCACTTTGGCCCGGGCACTGAAAGAACTGGGCCTGGACGATGTCGTTCCCGGCCGCATCGTGTGGCAAAGCGCCTACGACTACCGTGTTCAGTGCGAGGAGGGGGAGGTCGCGGCCCAGGTCACAGGCAGGATCCGATCGTCAGGACTTCCCGGAGTAGGTGACTGGGTGGCCGTGCGGGCCGACCCGGACTTTGAGAAGGGGACCATCGCCGCGATCCTTCCAAGGAAAAGCGCTTTTTCCAGAAGCGCTATCGGAAGGATGGTTTCAGAGCAGGTGATCGCCGCCAATATCGACGAAGTATTCATTGTCACCGATCTGGACACCGATTTCAACCTGCGCCGCATCGAGCGGTACATCACTCTGGTCTACAACAGCGGTGCCATCCCGGTCGTTGTGCTCAACAAGACCGACCTGGCGTTGGACGTCCAGTCGGTCCTTGATGAAACGGAGGCTGTTTCTCCCGGGATCCCCGTCTACGCTGTGAGCGCCGAAGAGGGGCAGGGGATCGATCAGCTGGAAAATCGGCTGGGACACGGGAAGACGGTTGCATTTCTGGGATCGTCCGGCGTGGGCAAGTCGACCCTGATCAACTGCCTGCTGGGCGAAGAGCGCATGGAGGTTGGAGCAGTCCGGGAGGGGGACGGCAAGGGACGCCACACGACGACTCACAGAGAGCTCATCCTTTTACCGGGAGGGGGCGCCGTCATCGATACTCCCGGGATGCGGGAGATCGGGGTCTGGGGCGATGAGCAGGGACTGGCCGGAGCCTTTCCGGAGGTCGGCGACCTGGCTTCAGCGTGCCGGTTCCGGGACTGTCGTCACGAGATCGAAAAGGGGTGCGCGGTCATTGCGGCTGCCGATTCCGGTGCGATCGACTCTGACAGGCTCGAAAGCTACAGAAAGCTCAGGGCCGAGTTCGAAAACCTCGAGGTCAGGAAGGGCCGGCACGCCCGCATGGAGGAAAGGCGTGAGGGTAAAAGGTTTGCGAAGATGGTCAGAGAAGTGGAGAGGGATAATCCGAAGAGACGAAAATAA
- a CDS encoding transcriptional repressor — MSGQSRRMTRQRDMILEEVRKVRTHPTADDVYEMVRRRLPRISLGTVYRNLDRLSREGLILKIEGEGQRRYDGDTGDHLHLRCARCGCVGDLPQAARIPAEVLRAARAVGFAVTGCRVEYLGLCGECAKARSQDPGARTREEA; from the coding sequence ATGAGTGGACAGTCCCGGAGAATGACCCGGCAAAGAGATATGATCCTGGAGGAGGTCCGCAAAGTCCGGACACACCCCACGGCGGACGATGTTTACGAAATGGTGCGTCGGCGTCTTCCCAGGATCAGCCTGGGAACCGTTTACCGCAACCTCGACCGCCTCTCGCGGGAAGGACTCATCCTGAAGATCGAAGGGGAAGGCCAGAGGCGGTACGACGGCGACACCGGCGATCACCTCCACCTTCGCTGCGCCCGGTGCGGATGTGTCGGGGACCTTCCCCAAGCCGCACGCATACCGGCCGAGGTCCTGCGGGCCGCCAGGGCGGTGGGTTTCGCCGTGACCGGTTGTCGCGTCGAGTATCTGGGGCTGTGCGGGGAATGCGCGAAAGCCAGGAGTCAGGATCCAGGAGCCAGGACCCGGGAAGAAGCATGA
- a CDS encoding DUF2400 family protein, with protein sequence MKMNSLPKKTPRPPDQLDLTRERFEEIYEVYNRPEFIHPDPLEMVLRYHSPADQDVVGLIASSLAYGKVSHILASLEKVLPLLPHPAPDLEGAPRSSLRHLFDGFRHRWTNGEELADLLLGIRMVREQWGSLQACFASGIKNGDEDVLPALTAFVAQLRAASGRRDSSLLACPSRGSACKRSFLYLRWMVRRDAVDPGPWTSVNPSMWDVSVNI encoded by the coding sequence ATGAAAATGAACTCTCTTCCCAAAAAGACACCAAGGCCGCCGGATCAGTTGGACCTGACCAGGGAGCGGTTCGAGGAGATTTACGAGGTCTACAACCGGCCCGAGTTCATCCATCCTGATCCCCTCGAGATGGTACTTCGCTACCATAGCCCGGCGGACCAGGATGTTGTTGGTCTCATCGCCTCTTCCCTGGCCTACGGAAAGGTGAGCCATATCCTCGCCAGCCTGGAAAAGGTTCTTCCTCTTCTGCCGCACCCGGCTCCTGACCTGGAAGGAGCCCCCCGCAGCAGTCTGAGGCATCTGTTCGACGGTTTTCGCCACCGCTGGACCAATGGAGAAGAGCTTGCGGACCTGCTTCTCGGGATCAGGATGGTCAGGGAACAGTGGGGCAGCCTTCAAGCGTGCTTTGCCTCGGGTATCAAGAATGGTGACGAGGATGTTCTGCCCGCCCTGACGGCGTTTGTCGCCCAGCTGAGGGCTGCGTCGGGCAGGAGGGACTCAAGCCTCCTGGCATGCCCCTCACGAGGGAGCGCCTGCAAAAGGAGCTTTTTGTACCTGCGCTGGATGGTGCGCAGGGACGCTGTGGATCCGGGGCCGTGGACAAGCGTGAACCCGTCGATGTGGGACGTGTCAGTGAATATTTAG
- a CDS encoding rubrerythrin family protein, with amino-acid sequence MSLKGTQTEKNILAAFAGESQARNRYTYFAGKARKEGYRQIAEIFEETANQEREHAKKLFKYLEGGEVEITATFPAGVIASTVENLAEAAGGENYEWTEMYPSFAGTAREEGLEEIAAVFLAIAIAEKQHEKRYRALKRNIEAGEVFSRDEEVTWRCLNCGYVHEGTEAPGECPACDHPRDHFELLCENW; translated from the coding sequence ATGAGTCTCAAGGGAACACAGACCGAAAAGAATATCCTGGCGGCGTTTGCCGGAGAGTCACAGGCCAGGAACAGGTACACCTACTTTGCCGGCAAGGCCAGGAAAGAGGGATACAGGCAGATCGCCGAGATCTTCGAGGAGACAGCCAACCAGGAGCGGGAACATGCCAAGAAGCTCTTCAAGTATCTCGAGGGTGGCGAGGTGGAGATCACAGCCACCTTCCCGGCCGGTGTCATTGCGAGCACTGTCGAGAACCTGGCAGAGGCCGCTGGTGGAGAGAACTACGAGTGGACCGAGATGTACCCCTCCTTCGCCGGAACGGCCCGCGAAGAAGGGCTGGAGGAAATCGCTGCCGTGTTCCTGGCTATCGCAATCGCCGAAAAACAGCATGAAAAGCGATACCGGGCCCTCAAGAGAAATATCGAGGCCGGCGAAGTGTTCTCCAGGGACGAAGAGGTGACCTGGCGGTGCCTGAACTGCGGGTACGTCCACGAGGGCACCGAAGCCCCCGGGGAGTGCCCGGCATGTGACCATCCCCGGGACCACTTCGAACTGCTGTGCGAGAACTGGTAA
- a CDS encoding desulfoferrodoxin: MSTERLQVYKCGVCGNIVEVVHPAAGELVCCGQPMNLLVENTTDAAVEKHVPVIEELEHGVKVTVGSVPHPMGQDHYIEWIEVVAAGKSYTAFLKPGDAPEATFCIKAGDITTVREYCNLHGHWKS; the protein is encoded by the coding sequence ATGAGTACTGAAAGACTGCAGGTATACAAATGCGGAGTTTGCGGGAATATCGTGGAGGTCGTCCACCCCGCCGCCGGGGAACTGGTCTGCTGCGGGCAGCCCATGAACCTTCTCGTGGAGAACACAACCGATGCGGCGGTGGAGAAGCACGTGCCGGTCATCGAGGAGCTCGAGCACGGCGTCAAGGTGACGGTGGGAAGTGTTCCCCATCCCATGGGACAAGACCATTACATCGAGTGGATCGAGGTGGTAGCCGCTGGCAAATCGTACACGGCTTTCCTCAAGCCCGGCGATGCTCCGGAGGCGACCTTCTGCATCAAGGCCGGGGATATCACCACGGTTCGTGAGTACTGCAACCTCCATGGGCATTGGAAAAGCTGA
- a CDS encoding 4Fe-4S binding protein, which yields MAVRTMVHIDEDKCDGCGLCVPDCAEGALQIIDGKAKLVSDIYCDGLGACLGSCPRDAITMVKRDADEYDEEAVNGRLKDLGRDPLSHDHDHGHGTQADPPKAQIDDLACGCPGTLSQSFDRPRQGLSPRVPAAAPVASGGGCPGSRAQQFARPEVAAQAAQGRPMASRLGNWPVQIMLVPPKAPYFDGADLLIAADCAPFAYGDFHRRFMEGRTLLVGCPKLDNTDIYVDKLTAIFRNNDIRSIGVVYMEVPCCTGLVHLARTALEKSGKAIPTTLYRIGIKGDFVEERALDQPAA from the coding sequence ATGGCTGTCAGAACGATGGTGCATATCGACGAGGACAAATGCGACGGGTGCGGATTGTGTGTGCCCGATTGTGCCGAAGGTGCATTACAGATCATCGACGGCAAGGCGAAACTGGTAAGCGACATCTACTGTGACGGACTTGGCGCCTGTCTGGGCTCCTGTCCCCGGGACGCCATCACCATGGTGAAAAGGGACGCGGACGAATACGACGAAGAGGCCGTTAACGGGCGCCTCAAGGACCTGGGCAGGGATCCCCTGTCCCATGACCACGACCATGGCCACGGGACTCAGGCCGATCCTCCCAAAGCCCAGATCGACGATCTGGCCTGCGGCTGCCCCGGCACCCTGTCACAGTCCTTCGATCGTCCCAGGCAGGGCCTGAGCCCCAGGGTCCCGGCTGCCGCCCCCGTGGCTAGCGGAGGCGGTTGTCCGGGTTCCCGTGCGCAGCAATTTGCCAGGCCGGAGGTTGCAGCGCAAGCCGCCCAGGGCAGACCGATGGCGTCGAGGCTGGGAAACTGGCCTGTGCAGATCATGCTCGTTCCCCCCAAGGCTCCTTATTTTGACGGTGCTGACCTGCTCATCGCTGCCGATTGCGCCCCCTTCGCTTACGGCGATTTTCATCGGAGGTTCATGGAGGGAAGAACCCTCCTGGTTGGCTGCCCGAAGCTGGACAACACGGATATCTATGTGGACAAGCTGACAGCCATCTTCCGGAACAACGATATCCGGTCCATCGGTGTCGTGTACATGGAGGTGCCCTGCTGCACCGGTCTGGTTCACCTCGCCAGGACCGCACTGGAGAAGAGCGGCAAGGCCATCCCCACCACACTGTACAGGATCGGGATCAAGGGCGATTTTGTGGAGGAGAGGGCCCTGGATCAGCCGGCGGCGTAG
- a CDS encoding ferritin family protein has product MDRKKAYGLYEAVMLGAELEDAGYAFYSRVAEIAVDYRVKNLFAHLADAEKEHKRVILEDIEPLFTPEWYREEDHQMMADYLHSVEKQPIFPSPDHAEEFAGATSDPVTAVDVGILAEERAIEYFGMLRDASQDQEGKDVFHRLHLEEIKHLQLLQDLKKEI; this is encoded by the coding sequence ATGGACAGGAAAAAGGCGTACGGTCTCTATGAGGCCGTCATGCTGGGAGCAGAACTGGAGGATGCGGGGTACGCTTTTTACTCGAGGGTCGCCGAGATAGCTGTTGATTACCGGGTCAAGAACCTTTTCGCGCATCTTGCCGATGCGGAGAAAGAACATAAAAGGGTCATCCTGGAGGATATCGAGCCCCTTTTCACACCTGAATGGTACCGTGAAGAGGACCATCAGATGATGGCTGACTACCTTCACAGTGTGGAGAAACAGCCGATCTTTCCTTCGCCTGACCATGCGGAGGAGTTTGCCGGAGCCACCTCGGACCCGGTGACGGCCGTGGATGTCGGGATACTCGCGGAGGAGCGTGCTATCGAATATTTCGGCATGCTCCGGGATGCGAGCCAGGACCAGGAGGGGAAGGACGTTTTTCATCGCCTGCATCTGGAAGAGATCAAGCACCTGCAGCTTCTTCAGGACCTGAAAAAGGAGATCTGA